From the Gammaproteobacteria bacterium genome, the window AGGGATCCCGAAGACCATGGACTGATACATGCATTTCTGTTGCGTGACTCATTTCAACAACTGTTAACGAAAACGGAATGATCCCGGGCCGCTGCATTCGGAAAGCAGAAGGCCGTCGAAAGACGGCCTTTTTTCATTCAGTACCTGCTCGCAATGTCTCCCGGTACGGTCCCTTGTTCCCCAGGTCGACCAGCACCTTCCACTCGCCGTCCTCGTTCCTGCGCCAGACGTTCAGGTACTTGCCTTCCAGCACGTAGGGCTCGCCATCCAGCGAGATGCCGCGGGCCTGCCAGTAGCCCCAGGAATGGCCGTAATCCCCGGAGGCCGCGGCGCCTGCGGCCTGGGGCTGCCAGTCGAGCCGGTAATCCACGCCGTCCAGCCAGGTCGCGATGCCCTTGTGCTTGAGCACGTCGCCCCCATCAGGCAGCATGATGGCGTCATAGGCGAGGTAGCGGCGGAAGGCCGTGGCGGTACCGCCCTTGCGGGACAGCTCGGCGAAATGATGATCGGCCGCGAGGATTTCCTCCGCGGCCTGCGCCGAGAGATCCGCCGGGGAACCACAGCCCGCCAGCAACGTCACACCAAGGACAGCCAGAACCCCGATTGCTTGCTTGATCCCCATTTTGTTTTTCCCCGGATCGAGTGTTGAAGCACAGCGGCAAGGATTACACGGAGAGCCATGGAAATGAATGCCCTGACCCTGGATAGCGACACCCGCGCCGGCGTGAACGAGCTGCACAAGGCCATCGAGTCGGTCAACAGCATCATTCTCGGCAAGCAGCAGGAAGTGAAGCTGGCAATGAGCTGCGTGCTCGCTGGCGGCCACCTGTTGATCGAGGACATTCCCGGTGTCGGCAAGACCACGCTGGCGCACGCGATGGCGCGCGCGCTGGGACTGGATTTCCAGCGCATCCAGTTCACCTCCGACCTGCTGCCCGCCGACATCCTCGGTGCGGCCATCTTCCGCCGCGAAACAGGCAATTTCGATTTCCAGGCGGGACCGATTTTTTCGCAGATGATCCTGGCCGACGAAGTGAATCGCGCCACGCCGAAAACACAAAGCGCGCTGCTGGAAGCGATGGAAGAACGCCAGGTGACGGCCGAAGGCGTGACCCGCCCGCTCCCCTCGCCGTTCTTCGTCATTGCCACACAGAACCCGCAGACCCAGATCGGCACCTTCCCGCTGCCGGAATCGCAGCTCGACCGTTTCCTGCTGCGCATCACCATGGGCTACCCGGCCGAAGCCGCCGAGCGCGAGCTGCTGGAAGGCCGCGATCGCCGTGACATGGTGCGCGACATCGAGCCGGTGATGGACGGCGAGC encodes:
- a CDS encoding DUF4440 domain-containing protein, yielding MGIKQAIGVLAVLGVTLLAGCGSPADLSAQAAEEILAADHHFAELSRKGGTATAFRRYLAYDAIMLPDGGDVLKHKGIATWLDGVDYRLDWQPQAAGAAASGDYGHSWGYWQARGISLDGEPYVLEGKYLNVWRRNEDGEWKVLVDLGNKGPYRETLRAGTE
- a CDS encoding AAA family ATPase; amino-acid sequence: MNALTLDSDTRAGVNELHKAIESVNSIILGKQQEVKLAMSCVLAGGHLLIEDIPGVGKTTLAHAMARALGLDFQRIQFTSDLLPADILGAAIFRRETGNFDFQAGPIFSQMILADEVNRATPKTQSALLEAMEERQVTAEGVTRPLPSPFFVIATQNPQTQIGTFPLPESQLDRFLLRITMGYPAEAAERELLEGRDRRDMVRDIEPVMDGERLLKLQAKLDSVVTAGPLLDYIQALVRYSRELPDLVSGLSPRAALALRRAAQAWAMLDGRTAVIPEDVQAVFAGVVNHRLRERDAEPGRRRESMAQEILEAVAIP